In Blastopirellula sp. J2-11, a single genomic region encodes these proteins:
- a CDS encoding DUF1559 domain-containing protein, with translation MTSSIVERKRRCGFTLVELLVVIAIIGVLIALLLPAVQQAREAARRMSCGNNLKQIGLALHNYHDVYNTMPPGGFRYMSDMPSSTNENTAFGATSHSYLVAILPYVEFSAMADQFNDIQGWRGQPNRRVVIAVPQSYQCPSSTLPRSDHVDETLLNSGTTVIGQMYAGHYVGNMGPIGPGYKLFCKKPSDSGSAPNCDSGNEISDQGILGANSKIGFRDITDGTSNTIMVGELSTNNYPTGEAAPRAWSRGCPDHSCGMAKNVKFGINIQGFVSGNFNNMSFSSMHSGGAQVLLADASVRFVSENVDMDAYLATASRNGGEVKTVE, from the coding sequence ATGACTAGTTCCATCGTAGAGAGAAAACGGCGCTGCGGATTCACGCTCGTCGAACTCCTTGTCGTGATCGCGATTATCGGCGTCTTAATCGCACTCTTATTGCCGGCGGTTCAGCAGGCGCGCGAAGCGGCGCGGCGTATGAGTTGCGGAAATAATCTGAAGCAAATCGGCCTGGCTTTGCACAATTACCATGATGTCTACAACACGATGCCTCCCGGCGGCTTTCGCTACATGAGCGACATGCCGTCCAGCACCAACGAAAACACGGCGTTCGGCGCGACGTCGCACAGCTATTTGGTGGCGATCTTGCCGTATGTCGAATTCTCGGCGATGGCCGATCAGTTCAACGACATTCAAGGCTGGCGCGGACAGCCGAATCGACGCGTGGTGATCGCCGTCCCCCAGTCGTATCAGTGCCCCAGCTCCACATTGCCCCGTTCCGATCATGTGGACGAAACGCTGCTTAACTCCGGCACCACAGTCATTGGTCAGATGTATGCCGGTCACTACGTGGGCAATATGGGCCCCATCGGACCGGGGTACAAACTTTTTTGCAAAAAGCCATCCGACAGCGGGTCCGCCCCGAATTGCGACTCGGGCAACGAAATCTCGGATCAAGGCATCCTGGGCGCGAACAGTAAAATTGGTTTTCGAGATATCACCGATGGGACGTCCAATACGATCATGGTGGGTGAACTTTCCACCAACAATTATCCAACCGGAGAAGCGGCTCCCCGCGCCTGGTCGCGCGGTTGTCCTGATCACTCTTGCGGCATGGCCAAGAACGTTAAGTTCGGGATCAATATCCAGGGATTTGTTTCCGGCAACTTCAACAACATGAGTTTCAGCAGCATGCACAGTGGAGGCGCTCAAGTGCTGCTGGCCGACGCCAGCGTGAGGTTCGTCTCGGAGAACGTCGACATGGACGCGTACCTGGCGACCGCTAGTCGTAATGGTGGTGAAGTGAAGACGGTCGAATAG
- a CDS encoding DUF1501 domain-containing protein has translation MALNLLLQQDQAWGTPSSTSATTKPHFQPTAKSVIFLFMSGGPGHVDTWDPKPQLSKMDGEPVPASIVANVPNIPRSGVNSKLMASPFGFQKYGESGIEVSELLPHTAQHVDDICVFRSLNHRIPVHGPGECLTLTGSGLGDRPSMGSWVTYGLGSPAQNLPGFVVLSSQETGPAAQRPGWASGFLPARYQGTLLDNQQGIPYSEMPRLYSEHDRRKQLDFIHWMNERHLEQQAQNSELLARIESYELGFRMQMEAPEVLDLSTESADLQKAYGIHEKATAAFGRQCLLARRLVEQGVRFIQLRNGGWDAHGALKSNHINRCRATDQPVAALLADLKQRGLLDETLVVWGGEFGRTPTTEGSRKGDSRGRDHSPAGYTMWLAGGGIQGGQVIGATDELGFVPIERPLSPHDLHATILHTLGIDQHRLIYPHNNRQEIPTVLGGEVIHEALKSG, from the coding sequence ATGGCTCTGAATTTACTGCTGCAACAAGACCAGGCGTGGGGCACGCCATCCTCTACCAGCGCCACGACGAAGCCTCACTTCCAGCCGACCGCCAAGTCGGTGATCTTCCTGTTCATGTCAGGCGGACCAGGCCATGTCGATACTTGGGACCCCAAGCCGCAACTCTCAAAAATGGATGGAGAGCCGGTGCCGGCAAGTATTGTCGCCAATGTTCCTAACATTCCGCGATCCGGCGTAAATTCCAAGCTGATGGCCTCTCCGTTCGGCTTTCAGAAATATGGTGAGAGCGGCATCGAAGTTTCAGAACTGTTGCCGCATACGGCGCAGCATGTCGATGATATCTGCGTGTTTCGCTCGCTCAATCATCGCATTCCCGTCCATGGACCGGGAGAATGCCTAACGCTGACGGGATCGGGACTGGGCGATCGCCCCAGCATGGGATCGTGGGTCACCTATGGCCTGGGAAGTCCGGCTCAGAATCTACCAGGATTTGTGGTGCTTTCCTCTCAGGAGACCGGTCCGGCCGCACAACGCCCCGGTTGGGCGTCTGGATTTCTTCCCGCTCGCTACCAGGGAACTCTGCTCGATAATCAGCAGGGAATTCCTTACTCCGAAATGCCTCGGCTCTATTCCGAGCATGATCGCCGCAAGCAGCTGGATTTCATCCACTGGATGAATGAGCGGCATCTTGAACAACAAGCTCAAAATTCTGAGCTCCTAGCTCGTATCGAGTCGTACGAACTTGGTTTCCGTATGCAGATGGAAGCCCCGGAAGTGCTTGATCTTTCAACCGAATCGGCCGACCTGCAAAAGGCCTACGGCATCCACGAAAAAGCGACCGCAGCCTTTGGACGACAATGTCTGCTTGCGCGGCGACTCGTAGAACAGGGAGTTCGGTTCATCCAGTTGCGAAATGGCGGCTGGGACGCACATGGCGCTCTGAAATCGAATCACATCAATCGCTGTCGAGCCACCGACCAGCCGGTCGCGGCGTTATTGGCCGACCTCAAGCAACGGGGCCTCTTGGATGAAACGCTTGTCGTCTGGGGAGGAGAATTCGGTCGTACGCCAACCACCGAAGGGAGCCGCAAGGGAGATTCTCGCGGACGCGATCATTCGCCTGCTGGCTACACCATGTGGCTGGCCGGCGGAGGCATTCAAGGCGGACAAGTGATCGGTGCGACCGATGAACTTGGCTTCGTGCCGATCGAGCGCCCGCTATCACCGCACGATCTGCACGCGACGATTCTGCATACGCTGGGGATCGACCAGCACCGCTTGATTTATCCGCACAACAACCGTCAGGAAATCCCTACCGTCCTTGGTGGTGAAGTTATTCATGAAGCTTTAAAGTCCGGATGA
- a CDS encoding PSD1 and planctomycete cytochrome C domain-containing protein → MKLLNSPPRILLSCLMGLFGVTLASVESLADPFPVVSDRFVPSTEFSVEIPGTQLIDGWQGGWKLSNFSPAAYDPAPPTDWPPVVIHGTGQRNNPLRRQLSRVYSEDELFVGFRFVYQPNPLAAEPDPEFFVLWLDRTEGSDHAVHNAAIPNIGIHQADRGASKGRNVFMLRFGSGQTAWSQHELEPGKTYRLIARLSKEVPGERNDYSQMELWINPEPESRELPNLKINRQAGIHQIHWVGFATGAKTEVEDQIRVGDLVLSSSWDEAYEFLYAARPAASEKQGKPKFAWKETVDFKRDIYPLLLENCFECHAGEFPDSGYRLDVRSELLGHSTGHALAIPGDSRNNPLLHVLTSNSDSERMPPDGDPLSEKQIALIRAWIEQGLDWDDKLLPEPRIESEHWAFQRVERPEVPQMDGTAHPNPIDAFLAARQHALGLTPSEKADRRTQIRRLYLNAIGLPPTEEETEEFLQDQSPEAYARLVDNVLASPHAGERTARMWLDLVRWGESEGHQHDIPRPFAWRYRDYVINSFNSDKPYDQFLQEQLAGDELQPTTDEAVIATGFLAAARISGNQMDKDLQRTDVLFDIVDNTASALLGLTMECAQCHNHKFEPITQRDYYRFYAFFSRGQMGNIRLLNTENPAAQEIQQWFTKNSYKFYLSEAKKLKIDPAEYPAHTWGYYSPVTGSQELEYLPVVNRSPLPYSPEFLKRVETHILIRGDVRSPGLRVEPGWPAVLGTIPSELTPTPRQALAQWLGSRDNPLVARIWVNRIWQMYFGRGIVATSSDFGTHGSLPSHPELLDWLAVELMENSWSTRHIQRLILTSSVYRQSATFNAENYAIDPENVQLWRWPQHRLQAEAIRDSLLVVTGELNRQVGGPSVAPHQDEQQLRRTIYLSQRRSELPDVMRMFDGPEALRSCSRRETSTVALQPLYLLNNPFVVKRATLLASQIRDKARDDHRLQIKLAFSRILGRSPTESEIKRSLAMLESHEADEESERRTLTQLLHSLMNLNEFVYLP, encoded by the coding sequence ATGAAATTGCTGAATTCACCGCCCAGGATATTGCTTTCGTGCCTGATGGGACTCTTTGGAGTGACGTTGGCATCGGTGGAATCACTTGCGGATCCTTTCCCGGTCGTCTCCGATCGCTTTGTTCCGTCCACCGAATTTTCGGTGGAAATCCCTGGGACTCAATTGATCGATGGTTGGCAAGGGGGTTGGAAACTATCGAATTTCTCCCCCGCTGCCTACGATCCCGCTCCACCTACGGATTGGCCGCCGGTCGTGATTCACGGCACCGGACAGCGTAATAATCCGCTGCGTCGTCAACTGAGCCGCGTTTACTCTGAGGACGAACTATTTGTCGGGTTTCGCTTTGTCTACCAACCCAATCCGCTTGCTGCTGAGCCTGATCCAGAGTTCTTCGTGCTCTGGCTTGATCGCACGGAAGGGAGCGATCACGCAGTCCATAATGCTGCGATTCCCAACATCGGGATTCATCAAGCGGATCGTGGCGCAAGCAAAGGGCGAAACGTCTTTATGCTTCGTTTCGGTTCTGGGCAAACTGCCTGGAGTCAGCATGAGCTGGAGCCGGGAAAAACCTATCGGTTGATCGCCCGTTTGTCGAAAGAAGTTCCGGGAGAGCGCAACGACTACAGCCAGATGGAACTGTGGATCAACCCAGAGCCCGAATCTCGTGAGTTGCCGAATCTAAAAATCAACCGCCAGGCCGGCATCCACCAGATTCACTGGGTCGGCTTTGCGACCGGCGCAAAAACCGAAGTCGAGGATCAGATTCGCGTTGGCGATCTCGTTCTTTCCTCGAGTTGGGATGAAGCTTACGAGTTTCTGTACGCCGCTCGGCCTGCCGCGTCCGAAAAGCAGGGAAAGCCGAAATTCGCTTGGAAAGAGACCGTCGACTTCAAACGCGATATCTATCCGCTGCTCCTGGAAAATTGCTTTGAATGCCATGCGGGTGAATTTCCCGACTCGGGATATCGTCTTGACGTTCGTAGCGAACTGCTCGGGCACAGCACCGGGCACGCTTTGGCCATACCCGGCGACAGTCGCAACAACCCCTTACTGCACGTCCTCACGTCGAACTCCGATTCCGAACGGATGCCGCCGGATGGAGACCCCTTATCGGAAAAGCAGATCGCATTGATCCGAGCTTGGATTGAACAGGGACTTGACTGGGACGACAAGCTGCTTCCCGAGCCGCGTATCGAATCAGAGCACTGGGCCTTTCAACGGGTCGAACGCCCTGAAGTTCCACAAATGGACGGAACGGCGCATCCCAATCCGATCGACGCCTTTCTCGCGGCTCGTCAACATGCGCTGGGTCTGACTCCATCCGAAAAAGCAGATCGACGAACCCAGATTCGCCGGCTCTACCTGAACGCGATCGGCCTGCCGCCCACAGAAGAAGAGACGGAAGAGTTCCTGCAGGATCAATCTCCCGAGGCATATGCCCGACTCGTAGACAACGTGCTGGCTTCACCGCATGCCGGCGAGCGAACGGCTCGCATGTGGCTCGATCTGGTTCGTTGGGGCGAGAGCGAGGGGCATCAGCACGACATCCCACGTCCCTTCGCCTGGCGGTATCGAGACTATGTCATCAACAGTTTCAACAGCGACAAGCCTTACGATCAATTCCTCCAAGAGCAATTGGCCGGTGACGAACTGCAGCCCACCACCGACGAAGCGGTGATTGCGACCGGATTTCTCGCTGCGGCGCGTATCAGCGGCAATCAGATGGATAAAGATCTGCAACGTACGGACGTGCTGTTCGACATCGTCGATAACACGGCCAGCGCCTTGCTTGGTCTGACGATGGAATGCGCCCAATGCCATAACCACAAGTTTGAGCCGATCACCCAACGAGATTATTACCGTTTTTACGCCTTCTTCTCGCGCGGGCAGATGGGGAATATTCGTTTGTTGAATACGGAGAACCCTGCGGCCCAAGAAATCCAGCAGTGGTTTACCAAGAACTCTTACAAGTTCTACCTGAGCGAAGCCAAAAAACTCAAGATCGATCCCGCCGAGTATCCGGCTCATACATGGGGCTATTATTCGCCGGTGACCGGAAGCCAAGAGCTGGAATACTTGCCGGTGGTCAATCGATCTCCCTTGCCCTACTCACCCGAATTTTTAAAGCGCGTCGAAACCCATATTCTGATTCGCGGTGATGTGAGAAGCCCCGGTCTGCGCGTCGAACCTGGTTGGCCTGCAGTCTTGGGGACGATTCCTTCCGAACTCACCCCCACTCCGCGACAGGCGCTCGCCCAGTGGCTTGGCAGTCGTGACAACCCCTTGGTTGCCCGGATTTGGGTGAATCGAATTTGGCAAATGTACTTCGGTCGCGGAATCGTAGCGACCTCCAGCGATTTTGGAACCCATGGCTCTCTGCCAAGTCATCCGGAGTTGCTTGACTGGCTAGCCGTGGAATTGATGGAGAATTCCTGGAGCACGCGACACATTCAACGACTCATCCTCACCTCCAGCGTCTATCGCCAAAGTGCGACATTCAACGCCGAAAATTATGCCATCGATCCAGAGAACGTCCAGCTCTGGCGCTGGCCGCAACATCGCCTGCAAGCGGAAGCGATTCGCGATTCTCTGCTAGTTGTCACCGGGGAGCTCAATCGGCAAGTCGGCGGCCCCAGCGTAGCGCCCCATCAGGATGAACAGCAACTTCGGCGAACCATCTATCTTTCGCAGCGGCGGAGTGAACTTCCTGATGTGATGCGAATGTTCGACGGACCAGAAGCTCTCCGCAGTTGTTCCCGTCGAGAAACTTCGACAGTAGCCCTGCAGCCGCTCTATCTGCTCAATAACCCCTTCGTGGTGAAACGGGCGACATTGTTGGCCAGTCAGATTCGTGACAAAGCGAGAGACGATCATCGCCTGCAGATCAAACTTGCCTTCTCACGAATTCTGGGACGCTCACCCACCGAGTCGGAAATCAAACGTTCCCTGGCGATGCTCGAGTCACACGAAGCGGACGAAGAAAGTGAGCGACGAACGCTTACGCAACTGCTGCACTCCCTGATGAACCTCAACGAGTTTGTTTACCTGCCTTAG
- a CDS encoding sigma-70 family RNA polymerase sigma factor: MDEEFVTTMARHQLPLTAFLRTFLRSPADVDDVLQETNLVLWRKREEYDPERPFASWACRIAQLQTLAFLKSKGRKSLISLSENVIEDLANRATMQLNQLDQRAEELRNCVAKLPSSQQSILQSRYQHNVSVNELAKRLGRQPQAVAMTLYRLRKSLKECVERALSAGAAQ, translated from the coding sequence TTGGACGAGGAATTCGTCACGACGATGGCGCGACATCAGCTTCCGCTGACCGCTTTTCTGAGGACTTTTCTCAGGTCGCCGGCGGACGTGGATGATGTGCTGCAAGAGACCAATCTGGTTCTGTGGCGAAAGCGGGAGGAATATGACCCAGAGCGACCATTCGCAAGCTGGGCCTGTCGGATCGCCCAATTGCAGACGCTGGCGTTTCTCAAATCCAAGGGGCGGAAATCGCTGATCTCTTTAAGTGAGAATGTCATTGAAGATCTAGCCAATCGAGCCACGATGCAACTGAACCAACTTGACCAGCGAGCGGAAGAGTTGCGCAACTGCGTCGCCAAGTTGCCATCATCTCAGCAGTCGATCCTGCAATCACGATATCAGCATAACGTCTCGGTCAACGAGTTGGCGAAACGCTTGGGACGTCAGCCTCAGGCAGTTGCGATGACGCTCTATCGGTTGCGAAAGTCGCTGAAAGAATGTGTCGAACGCGCCTTGAGTGCGGGGGCGGCGCAATGA
- a CDS encoding SWIM zinc finger domain-containing protein: MSALALDYTYNYLQPSRLDPAAQLLQLATYSAGDDPHPCFFRGKLVRPKRVAEMLRKLMQVVQTRYHIPAAMLQRIVMLSDPIVTSSDDRLRFEGFSSCCGVYARIDLHPRAVDGEMFGRGTTNVDFNEPMLAALAMVREGDDISLFVGADRVELAKNDQTVVEKKVQLPYRWLRGLVEVQACQSRMQLVHQVSGVEARRFFRSLPRSSTSRREMFVTTTGGGLRLTQRETAKSVRVGGLQRLRVLEDLTTQAKQLRIYGDEVTGASGWELVFDDSRFHLVISPEVWRGFSGEGQALDALAQSDKDDALMKVESQLHWDAVVDEESLVTQLGLTPQAVRQALVVLGTRGRVGFDLGASSYFQRELPFRLDEVEKLQPRLVNARKLIAEGKVRLGAKNGAAVEVFVQSGQVEHRVRLSADGAKCTCPWYSKHASSRGPCKHILAASVYWEERSDE; encoded by the coding sequence ATGTCCGCACTAGCTCTCGATTACACCTATAACTACTTGCAACCTTCACGGCTTGATCCTGCTGCGCAGTTGTTACAGCTCGCGACGTACTCTGCTGGCGACGATCCGCATCCCTGTTTCTTTCGCGGCAAGCTGGTGCGGCCGAAACGCGTGGCCGAGATGCTGCGTAAGCTGATGCAGGTTGTCCAGACGCGTTACCATATTCCCGCGGCCATGCTGCAGCGGATTGTCATGCTGTCGGATCCGATTGTCACCAGCAGTGATGATCGACTTCGTTTTGAAGGGTTTTCCAGCTGCTGTGGCGTCTATGCCCGGATTGACTTGCATCCCCGTGCGGTCGACGGCGAGATGTTCGGCCGCGGTACGACGAACGTTGATTTCAACGAACCGATGCTCGCGGCGCTCGCGATGGTGCGTGAAGGTGATGATATTTCACTGTTTGTCGGCGCGGATCGCGTTGAACTGGCGAAGAACGACCAGACCGTCGTCGAGAAGAAAGTCCAACTTCCCTATCGCTGGCTGCGAGGGCTCGTCGAAGTCCAAGCCTGTCAAAGTCGGATGCAGTTGGTTCACCAGGTAAGCGGCGTCGAGGCCCGGCGGTTTTTTCGATCATTGCCACGATCGAGCACCAGTCGCCGTGAAATGTTTGTGACGACGACCGGCGGCGGTTTGCGATTGACGCAACGCGAAACGGCGAAGTCGGTTCGCGTTGGCGGACTACAGCGTCTGCGCGTGCTCGAAGATTTGACGACGCAGGCGAAACAACTGCGGATCTATGGAGACGAAGTAACAGGTGCATCGGGCTGGGAGCTGGTTTTTGACGATTCGCGATTTCACCTGGTCATCAGCCCTGAAGTATGGCGAGGCTTTTCGGGGGAAGGTCAGGCATTGGATGCGCTTGCGCAGAGTGATAAAGATGACGCTCTGATGAAGGTCGAGTCGCAACTGCACTGGGATGCAGTCGTGGATGAAGAGAGCCTGGTGACGCAACTTGGGCTAACGCCGCAGGCAGTGCGACAGGCGTTGGTTGTATTGGGCACGCGTGGCCGAGTCGGTTTTGATCTCGGCGCATCCTCTTACTTTCAACGCGAGTTGCCGTTTCGCTTGGACGAAGTCGAAAAGTTGCAGCCGCGTCTGGTCAACGCCAGAAAACTGATTGCCGAGGGGAAAGTTCGGCTTGGCGCGAAGAACGGCGCTGCGGTCGAAGTCTTCGTTCAAAGTGGTCAAGTAGAGCATCGCGTTCGCTTGTCGGCGGACGGCGCCAAGTGTACTTGTCCCTGGTATTCCAAGCACGCGTCGAGTCGCGGGCCTTGCAAACACATTTTGGCGGCCAGCGTTTATTGGGAAGAGAGGAGCGATGAGTAA
- a CDS encoding FecR family protein has translation MSDQVTTELRLEFEQLIVQMFNENLTASEDARLMEIVASSPELRQLYVDQILSDTLLRWTYADCSEAAAELIPDFALEAPVELAPSQTLVSVKREFRSWYGAVASIAVLLAVAFCAVFLWPTRDKKTAAPLLVSGPQQPAVVAMLIDSEDAVWANSIGELKYGMSFREGERLALDSGLVRLAFECGAGVTLKGPAILELRSAWKAVLHRGKLAAVVPEDARGFTVLTPDMKIVDLGTKFGAEVDATGQAKVQVYEGEVTVRSRKAPEAEESLLLSSKVRSHYSQSPADFTDIHLASVDSSDVVSLPSLEQLQLVRTGQYPPAIQSMPLSEALSRLGASSASDQPSNFSQAWLAEDFSPFQHADSGREGLHPWIVDGKFARVTLLDTPLRWQSISGDPYVIEMDGRDPAFPSLCNRLETRLPGRIAQDFYFSFLGRYQGLDPNDFFALWFDNSLDVGVSHSAKPNAGIRFGEYFARAKLDHQDGRPVMGNDVRFFLVGRVRKSSKGKFNHLELWINPDVESIGPPDLQVKLPPEQGAASLSTLGFRMGKDTEPQDKLWIDRLLIDFSLQNVLQARPSTDSSPNPPAISPK, from the coding sequence ATGAGCGATCAAGTTACAACCGAATTGCGGCTCGAATTCGAGCAACTGATCGTTCAAATGTTCAATGAAAACTTGACGGCCAGTGAAGATGCTCGATTGATGGAAATCGTGGCAAGTTCGCCCGAACTTCGCCAGCTGTATGTCGATCAGATTTTGTCCGACACGCTCCTACGGTGGACGTACGCCGACTGCTCAGAAGCGGCTGCTGAATTGATACCCGATTTTGCTTTGGAAGCGCCCGTTGAATTGGCGCCAAGTCAAACGCTAGTTTCGGTGAAGCGCGAATTCCGAAGCTGGTATGGAGCAGTCGCTTCGATTGCAGTATTGCTGGCCGTTGCTTTCTGCGCAGTATTCCTGTGGCCAACGAGGGACAAGAAAACCGCGGCTCCTCTCCTTGTGTCGGGACCTCAGCAACCGGCCGTCGTGGCTATGCTGATCGATAGCGAAGATGCCGTCTGGGCCAATTCGATTGGCGAGTTGAAGTATGGCATGTCCTTTCGAGAGGGAGAGCGTCTCGCCTTAGATTCGGGACTCGTGCGACTCGCCTTCGAATGTGGAGCTGGGGTTACCTTGAAAGGGCCGGCTATCCTGGAACTCCGTTCCGCCTGGAAAGCGGTTCTACATCGAGGCAAGCTGGCCGCGGTCGTTCCGGAAGATGCACGGGGATTCACCGTTCTGACGCCAGACATGAAGATCGTCGATCTCGGGACGAAGTTTGGGGCCGAAGTCGATGCTACCGGACAAGCCAAGGTCCAGGTGTACGAAGGGGAAGTCACCGTACGTTCTCGCAAAGCTCCCGAGGCCGAAGAATCATTGCTGCTGAGTTCCAAAGTCAGATCCCATTACTCTCAGTCTCCTGCCGACTTTACTGATATTCACCTGGCGAGCGTCGATTCCAGTGACGTTGTTTCCTTGCCTTCGCTGGAGCAGCTTCAGCTGGTGCGCACCGGCCAGTATCCTCCGGCCATTCAATCGATGCCGCTTTCGGAAGCGCTGTCACGCTTAGGCGCTTCCTCGGCTTCCGATCAGCCGTCGAATTTCTCGCAGGCCTGGTTGGCGGAAGACTTTTCCCCCTTTCAGCACGCCGATTCGGGACGAGAGGGACTCCACCCTTGGATTGTCGACGGAAAATTTGCACGCGTTACGCTCTTGGATACCCCACTGCGCTGGCAGTCTATCTCAGGCGATCCTTACGTGATTGAAATGGATGGCCGTGATCCCGCGTTTCCCTCGCTCTGCAATCGCCTGGAAACGCGCCTGCCGGGACGAATTGCCCAAGATTTTTACTTCAGTTTTCTCGGCCGATATCAGGGACTCGATCCGAACGATTTCTTCGCACTCTGGTTCGACAATTCTCTGGATGTGGGAGTTAGCCACTCGGCGAAACCGAATGCGGGAATACGTTTCGGCGAATACTTTGCTCGAGCCAAGTTGGACCATCAAGATGGTCGTCCGGTAATGGGGAACGATGTTCGCTTCTTTCTCGTGGGACGCGTTCGCAAGTCGAGCAAGGGCAAATTCAACCACCTGGAGTTGTGGATTAATCCTGACGTGGAATCGATCGGTCCGCCCGATCTCCAGGTCAAACTTCCTCCAGAACAAGGCGCGGCGTCGCTATCCACGCTGGGATTCCGGATGGGGAAAGACACCGAACCGCAAGACAAACTTTGGATTGATCGCTTGCTGATCGATTTCAGTCTGCAAAACGTTCTGCAGGCGAGACCATCGACCGACAGTTCCCCGAATCCACCTGCGATCTCCCCTAAGTAA